The genome window CTGGGTCCTACCGTGTGCGTAGGAGAAATCCTTGTGGAGATCGTGGCCACGACGGTCGGCGATGGGTTCCGCGATGCGCAGCCCCTAATCGGACCGTTCGCCAGCGGCGCGCCGGCAATCTTCATATCGCAGTGCGGGCGCCTCGGAGGTCGCGCGGCCATGGTCGGCGCCGTGGGCGACGACGATTTCGGGCGGGTGAATACCGATCGGCTCAAGCGCGACGGCGTCGATGTCTCGGCCATATCGATCGATCCCGAATACCCTACGGGCAGCGCCTTCGTCCGTTACCGCAAGGACGGATCGCGAGATTTCGTTTACAACATCGCAAAATCCGCCGCCGCGCGCTTCGGATGGACCCGGCACGTCAGCGATCTCATCAATCGCAGCGGACATCTGCACGTCATGGGTTCCGCACTCTCCATGCCAAGCGCCCGAGACGTCATCGACAAGGCGGTCGACGTCATCAAGTCCCGCGGCGGCACGCTTTCGGTCGATCCGAACATCCGGAAAGAGCTGAGGCTCGACGAAGACACCGAGCGTCGATTTGCGAAGCTCGTTGCGGCTGCGGATCTGCTTCTGCCTTCCGGCGAGGAACTGGAACGGGCGGCCGGTGTGGAAGGCGAAGACAATGCGGTCCGGCGTCTGCTCGAACTTGGTGTGAAGGAAATCGTACTCAAGCGCGGAGCTGCCGGCGCGACCTATTTCAACGGGCAAGGAGAGCGCATCGATATACCGGCTTTCGCCGTCGAAGAGATCGATCCTACGGGTGCTGGAGATTGTTTCGGTGGCGCTTATCTCACCTGCCGCCGGCTCGGCATGCCGGCGCAAGACGCTCTCACTTATGCTGCGGCGGCTGGCGCGCGAAACGTGACCGTGCGCGGCCCGATGGAAGGAGCCGGCACTCGTGAAGAACTCGATGCATTCATCTCCGCAACGGAAAGGCGTTCCCTGATGCAGATCCATCTTAGCGAACTGGCCGCACTCAGGATTGCAGGCCGTCCGAGGGGGATCACATCCGTATGTTCCGCCCATCCCGTCGTGTTGCGTGCGGCACTTCGCCATGGACGCCAGCATGCCAGTACCGTCTTGATCGAGGCCACGTGCAATCAGGTCAATCACCGCGGCGGCTATACCGGAATGACGCCCAAGGACTTTGCCGCGCTTGTTGAGAAGCTCGCAAAAGAAGAGGGTTGCCCCGGTCATCTCGTGGTGCTCGGTGGTGACCATCTCGGTCCGAACCCGTGGCGAGACCGTCCAGCCGAAGAGGCTATGGCCGAAGCGGAGAAAATGGTCGCCGCATATGTTGAGGCCGGATTTCGCAAGATTCACCTTGATGCGTCGATGGGCTGCTTGGGCGAACCCCAGGCGCTTGACGACGAAACCACGGCGCATCGCGCGGCGCGTCTTGCGGCGGTCGCCGAAGCCTCGGCGAGGCGCAACGGCGGCGCGATGCCCGTCTATATCCTCGGCACCGAAGTTCCGCCGCCCGGCGGTGCGGATCATGCCCTTACCGCCATCGAACCGACCGCGGCGTCTGCCGCCAGGCAGACGATCGATGTGCATCGTCAAGTCTTTGAAAAGGCGGGTCTGCAGGAAGCATTTGCACGCGCCATCGGCTTGGTCGTCCAGCCGGGTGTCGAGTTCGGGAACCACAATGTAATACTTTATGATCGCAGCAAGATCGAAACCCTCCAACAGGTTCTGACCGACGAGCCGCAATTCGTGTTCGAAGCGCATTCGACCGACTACCAGGGTACGCGGTCGCTCGGTGCGCTGGTAGAGGATGGCTTTCCTATTCTGAAGGTTGGTCCTGAACTGACATTTGTATTGCGCGAAGCCCTTTACGGACTGGATTTGATCGCCTCCGATCTCGTGCCGGGCTACGGTGAGCGCCCGCTCCATGCGGCGATGGAAGCCTTGATGTCAGCGCACCCGGACAATTGGAACCGTCATTACCACGGAACGGAAGGGGAGAAGCGATGGCTGAGGCACTACTCGCTTTCCGACCGGATCCGATATTACTGGACGTCGCCGGACGCCCAGTCTGCAGTCGAACGGCTTTACGACGCGCTGCGGGGGCGGCTCGTACCTGTGCCGCTGTTCTGGCAGCACATGCCGGCCGCTCAGCAATTTGCCGAAGCGCCACTCGATCCGGAAGAGGTTTTGATTTGGCGGGTGACGAGAAGCCTCGCGGACTATCACGCGGCCTGCGGCGCCGGCTGAGAATAGCGCGGCAGGCAACGTGCGGAGGACACGGGACCGTTCGACCCGGCAAAGCTAGCATCGCGATCGATACGCCCAATTCGCGAATGGGCGATGTTATGCTATCGTTACCTGCGCCTTCCACGAATTCTTGTTGTTTAAACTTCGACGTGCCTTGGATCGCAAGCCACCCGCCAAAATGCATTGGCCATGCGGCAGACGCGACGCGGCGGGCGGCAAAGCATCTCTGGATAGTCGACGTGAATAGCGCCGGAAAAGACAAATCATTTGAGGGAGATTGACATGAAAAAATATCTGCTTGCCGCTTCCGTGATTGCTCTTATGGCGCCGCCGGCCCTTGCCGAAGAGTGCGCGCCGATCACCAAACCTCAGGTGGAGCAGTTGTTTGATCGCTGGAACGCCTCGCTGGCCACGTTGGACCCAGAAAAGGTGGTCGAAAACTACGCGCCCGACGCCGTCCTCCTGCCGACCCTGTCGAATAAGCCGCGGCTGACGCAGCAGGAGCGCAAGGAATACTTCGTGGACTTCCTGAAGAAGCATCCGCAAGGGAAAATCAACAGCCGCACGATCAAAATCGGCTGCAACGACGCGCTCGATACCGGCATCTACACCTTCACCTTGAAGGGCGGGACCAAGGTCCCGGCGCGCTATACGTTCACCTACGAATTCAAGAACGGGAAGTGGCTGATCTCGTCGCATCACTCCTCGGCTATGCCAGAGAAGCACGCGGGTTAAAACGGCCAGAGACGGGAGCACCGGGCTATTGCGGGTGCTCCCGCAAGCGATACCCTCAAGTGATCGATACGATCTCCAGTTCATGGTCGCCGACCATGACTGCGTCGCCGACAGATTTTCCCATCAGGGACCGGGCGACCGGTGAAACATAAGAGATCGTCCCTTGTTTGGGCTCGGCTTCGTCTTCCCCGACGATGCGATAGGTCTGCACGCGCCCGTCATCGCGGCTGAAGGTGACAGTGCTGCCGAAAGCGACGGTCTCATTGGATGTTGGGGCCGCTATCACCTCAGCAGTGCGAACCCGCTCGTTGAAATACCGCAGATCGCGAAGGGGTACTGCCGTTTGGCGCCGCCGCTCGTTTACATCCTCGACAGCGCTTGCGGCTTCGTATTGTTCGCGGGCCTCCTGCAGCGCGGCGTTGAGCGCCCTCAATCCTGCTTCGGTGACGAGGTTTTGATAGGGCGAGATAGCGCGGTCGGGAAGCTGCGTCTCCGCCGCCGTTTCCGCACTTTCCTCTTTTGTAAACGCAACAGCCAAAACAAACTCCGCAAGGCAAACGATCCTATAACAGGATGATATAGTCGGCCGATTATGAAAGCCAAGACGCGAGCGCGCAGGCGTGGCGAGAAGTTATTTAGCGCGACCTAAGGCGTGGATGTTGCCATGACCGACTGGCATAGTCGGCTGCCTCATCGGTGGGCGACAAATTCCCTATTTCTCCAGCTTCTGGAAAAACTTTCTCCATCAGACCGACGGTCGCAAAACAGATAGCCTATTAAATCCATCGATTATACCGCAATACTTAACATACGGCTTTTGGCCCGGCTAAAACTCAAAATGCGGAGAGGAACTCATGACGAGACAGATCAAGCTTGGTGCATTTCTTCCCGGCGGCGGCCAGCATATCGCGTCCTGGCGCCATCCGGACCAGCCGGTCGACGGGGCGGTCAATCTCAAGTTCCACATCGAACTCGCGCAGGCAGCCGAACGCGGCCTCTTTGATGCCTATTTCCTGGCAGACGGCCTTGCGATTGCCTTCGGCGCCGGCATTGAGGGCGGAAATGCGCGGGTAGTCGGTTTCGAGCCGGTCACGCTGTTTTCGGCGCTGGCGCCGTTTACGAAGAACATCGGCTTTATCGCCACCTCATCCACGACCTATGAGGAGCCTTACTCCGTTGCGCGCAAGTTCGCCTCGCTCGATTTGATCTCCGCTGGCCGTGCCGGCTGGAACGTTGTCACCACCGCCACGGAAGCCGCCGCAAAAAATTTCAGTCTCGACCGGCAGCCGCCCCATGCGGCCCGCTACAAGCGGGCGGCCGAACATGTCGAGGTCGTCAAGAAGCTTTGGGAAAGCTTTGACGACGATGCCTTCATTCGCGATAGCGCAAGCGGCG of Rhizobium sp. NXC24 contains these proteins:
- the greA gene encoding transcription elongation factor GreA, whose translation is MAVAFTKEESAETAAETQLPDRAISPYQNLVTEAGLRALNAALQEAREQYEAASAVEDVNERRRQTAVPLRDLRYFNERVRTAEVIAAPTSNETVAFGSTVTFSRDDGRVQTYRIVGEDEAEPKQGTISYVSPVARSLMGKSVGDAVMVGDHELEIVSIT
- a CDS encoding D-tagatose-bisphosphate aldolase, class II, non-catalytic subunit: MQIHLSELAALRIAGRPRGITSVCSAHPVVLRAALRHGRQHASTVLIEATCNQVNHRGGYTGMTPKDFAALVEKLAKEEGCPGHLVVLGGDHLGPNPWRDRPAEEAMAEAEKMVAAYVEAGFRKIHLDASMGCLGEPQALDDETTAHRAARLAAVAEASARRNGGAMPVYILGTEVPPPGGADHALTAIEPTAASAARQTIDVHRQVFEKAGLQEAFARAIGLVVQPGVEFGNHNVILYDRSKIETLQQVLTDEPQFVFEAHSTDYQGTRSLGALVEDGFPILKVGPELTFVLREALYGLDLIASDLVPGYGERPLHAAMEALMSAHPDNWNRHYHGTEGEKRWLRHYSLSDRIRYYWTSPDAQSAVERLYDALRGRLVPVPLFWQHMPAAQQFAEAPLDPEEVLIWRVTRSLADYHAACGAG
- a CDS encoding SgcJ/EcaC family oxidoreductase, which encodes MKKYLLAASVIALMAPPALAEECAPITKPQVEQLFDRWNASLATLDPEKVVENYAPDAVLLPTLSNKPRLTQQERKEYFVDFLKKHPQGKINSRTIKIGCNDALDTGIYTFTLKGGTKVPARYTFTYEFKNGKWLISSHHSSAMPEKHAG